Proteins encoded within one genomic window of Kibdelosporangium phytohabitans:
- a CDS encoding AraC family transcriptional regulator — protein sequence MEQATWTRVDAGQGAPLDLMRARFVRHVFAPHAHDEFAIGACTDGMEIIRVGSRSYHGGPGDIVVIEPGETHTGGSAVPEGFAYRVIYPQWTSLADDGVPHFPVPVVHDPGLAAQFHRAHELITRWRDPLEAESRLSWVLTTLVQRHAADVKRLAPVRAGEQVARVTKDRLADRLLDPPALHEIATELGLSRFQVLRAFRDTVGMPPFAWLSQYRATRARSLLAAGHRPAQAAALTGFADQAHLTRWFRRVFGVTPGAFRNSVQDAGPWPRRDCAGDT from the coding sequence ATGGAGCAGGCCACATGGACACGTGTCGACGCGGGGCAGGGCGCCCCGCTCGACTTGATGAGGGCCCGGTTCGTCCGGCACGTGTTCGCCCCGCACGCGCACGACGAGTTCGCCATCGGTGCGTGCACCGACGGCATGGAGATCATCAGGGTCGGCTCGCGGTCGTACCACGGTGGACCCGGCGACATCGTGGTGATCGAACCGGGGGAGACGCACACCGGCGGCTCGGCGGTACCGGAGGGTTTCGCCTACCGCGTGATCTATCCACAGTGGACGAGCCTGGCCGACGACGGGGTGCCGCACTTCCCGGTCCCCGTCGTGCACGATCCCGGGCTGGCGGCCCAGTTCCACCGGGCGCACGAGCTGATCACCCGCTGGCGCGACCCCCTCGAAGCCGAGTCCCGCCTGTCGTGGGTGCTGACCACGCTGGTCCAGCGGCACGCGGCGGACGTGAAACGGCTCGCGCCGGTCCGGGCGGGCGAGCAGGTCGCCCGGGTCACCAAGGACCGGCTGGCCGACCGGTTGCTCGACCCGCCCGCCCTGCACGAGATCGCCACCGAACTGGGGCTGTCGCGGTTCCAGGTGCTGCGGGCCTTCCGCGACACGGTCGGCATGCCGCCGTTCGCCTGGCTCTCGCAGTACCGCGCGACCAGGGCGAGGTCGCTGCTGGCGGCAGGCCACCGCCCGGCGCAGGCGGCCGCGTTGACCGGGTTCGCCGACCAGGCGCACCTGACCAGGTGGTTCCGGCGCGTCTTCGGCGTCACACCCGGTGCCTTCCGCAACAGCGTTCAAGACGCCGGGCCGTGGCCGCGGCGAGACTGCGCCGGTGACACGTAG
- a CDS encoding ATP-binding protein: MTSFVGRQAEVDQVRRELAASRLVTLIGPGGAGKTRLATRVAQDHADEFRFIALDSLRDPGLLAQIVAAELGLRDVPDEPTSRVVDFLRDKSLLLVLDNCEHMVQACGTLVGEILTAAPDVRILATSRHVLGVGGEQLLPVNPLPVPQVRNGRLVGDSSAVTLFADRASAAAPGFQMTADNQETVVKICQRLDGMPLAIELAVGWLRVLSLNELLTNIDDRFRLLSRGEQTKPERHQTLTATVDWSYELCSAEEQELWARLSVFDGGFTLAAAESVCDVDRFEILTRIADLVDKSVLIRASGHDSGQAVARYRMLDTIRQYGVRRLEQSGRLAEFRARHSRYFLDLGRTLASEWFGHRQLEMVALTRREHANIRSALESGLTHGDGLTGARLAVSLHFYWLNCGFFGEGRRWLDRVLKLDLPADLRVQALAVNAYATAGLGEGQSAVHMGQQAIGIARTLDDDELLWLALYCRATSALVTGDYPTAEKCYAEAIECYNRVPDPGARLFPPYAARGMTAAFCGNGQRALELGQMGIQYSAPRGEQWARAYAHYALAMAKWQLGDLDACLREAAESIQLHLRFNDLSGFVMVAEVLAAIAVGNQETERAAAILGVVERVWSEVGGSLLAGSEPWYVPHQACADHLRQVMGEERYTESFQVGTANGSSLAAAAAYVLSGRDRSGPLTKREQQVADLVAQGATNKEIAVRLNISRRTAEVHVDHILRKLQFASRAQIAAWVAARD; the protein is encoded by the coding sequence GTGACGAGTTTCGTGGGACGGCAGGCCGAGGTCGACCAGGTCCGCCGGGAGCTCGCCGCGAGCAGGCTCGTGACGCTGATCGGACCGGGCGGAGCGGGCAAGACGAGGCTGGCCACCCGCGTCGCGCAGGACCACGCCGACGAGTTCCGGTTCATCGCGCTGGACTCGTTGCGCGACCCCGGACTGCTCGCCCAGATCGTCGCCGCGGAACTGGGCCTGCGGGACGTGCCGGACGAACCGACCAGCCGAGTCGTGGATTTCCTCAGGGACAAGTCTTTGTTGCTTGTGCTCGACAACTGTGAGCACATGGTGCAGGCGTGCGGCACGCTGGTCGGCGAGATCCTCACGGCCGCACCGGACGTCCGGATCCTGGCCACGAGCCGCCACGTCCTCGGCGTCGGCGGCGAGCAGCTGCTGCCGGTCAACCCGCTGCCGGTACCCCAGGTGCGCAACGGCAGGCTCGTCGGCGATTCCTCAGCGGTGACGCTGTTCGCCGACCGCGCGTCCGCCGCGGCGCCCGGGTTCCAGATGACCGCGGACAACCAGGAGACGGTCGTCAAGATCTGCCAACGGCTCGACGGTATGCCGTTGGCCATCGAACTGGCGGTCGGGTGGCTGAGGGTGTTGTCCCTCAACGAGTTGCTGACCAACATCGACGACCGGTTCCGGCTGCTGTCGCGCGGCGAGCAGACCAAACCCGAACGGCACCAGACCCTCACGGCCACCGTCGACTGGAGCTACGAGCTGTGCTCGGCCGAGGAACAGGAGCTGTGGGCGCGGCTCTCGGTGTTCGACGGCGGGTTCACCCTCGCCGCGGCCGAGTCGGTGTGCGACGTCGACCGGTTCGAGATCCTCACCCGGATCGCCGACCTGGTCGACAAGTCCGTGCTGATCAGGGCCAGCGGCCACGACAGCGGCCAAGCCGTCGCCCGCTACCGGATGCTGGACACGATCAGGCAGTACGGCGTCCGGCGGCTGGAGCAGTCCGGCAGGCTGGCCGAGTTCCGCGCCCGGCACAGCAGGTACTTCCTGGACCTGGGCCGCACGCTCGCGTCGGAGTGGTTCGGGCACAGGCAGCTCGAGATGGTCGCGCTGACCCGCAGGGAACACGCCAACATCCGCTCGGCGCTGGAATCCGGCCTGACCCACGGCGACGGGCTGACCGGCGCGCGGCTGGCGGTCAGCCTGCACTTCTACTGGCTCAACTGCGGGTTCTTCGGTGAGGGCCGCCGCTGGCTCGACCGGGTGCTCAAGCTCGACCTGCCTGCCGACCTGCGCGTACAAGCGTTGGCGGTCAACGCCTACGCCACCGCGGGGCTCGGCGAAGGCCAGTCAGCCGTCCACATGGGACAGCAGGCGATCGGCATCGCCAGGACGCTCGACGACGACGAACTGCTGTGGCTCGCGTTGTACTGCCGTGCCACCAGTGCGTTGGTGACCGGCGACTACCCGACCGCGGAGAAGTGCTACGCCGAGGCCATCGAGTGCTACAACCGCGTGCCGGACCCCGGCGCACGGCTGTTCCCGCCCTACGCCGCGCGTGGCATGACCGCCGCGTTCTGCGGGAACGGCCAGCGGGCCCTGGAACTGGGGCAGATGGGCATCCAGTACTCCGCGCCACGCGGGGAACAGTGGGCCCGTGCGTACGCGCACTACGCGCTCGCGATGGCCAAGTGGCAGCTGGGTGACCTGGACGCGTGCCTGCGGGAAGCGGCCGAGAGCATCCAGTTGCACCTGCGGTTCAACGACTTGAGCGGGTTCGTCATGGTCGCCGAGGTGCTGGCCGCGATCGCGGTGGGCAACCAGGAGACCGAGCGCGCCGCGGCGATACTCGGTGTGGTGGAACGGGTCTGGTCGGAGGTCGGCGGTTCGCTGCTCGCCGGCTCGGAGCCGTGGTACGTCCCGCACCAGGCGTGTGCCGACCACCTGCGGCAGGTCATGGGCGAGGAGCGGTACACCGAGTCCTTCCAGGTCGGGACGGCCAACGGTTCGTCACTGGCCGCCGCGGCGGCCTACGTGCTGTCCGGCCGTGACCGCAGCGGCCCGCTGACCAAGCGGGAACAACAGGTGGCCGATCTGGTCGCACAGGGCGCCACGAACAAGGAGATCGCGGTCAGGCTGAACATCTCCCGCCGCACGGCCGAAGTCCACGTCGACCACATCCTGCGCAAACTCCAGTTCGCCTCGCGCGCGCAGATCGCCGCCTGGGTGGCGGCCAGGGACTGA
- a CDS encoding VOC family protein, which yields MASRLNPYLSFDGSARQAMEFYASVLGGEPSIRTFGEFGMAGTPQENQVMHSQLETPSGYTLMASDTPPGMEYKPGTNITVSLSGDDADELRGYFAKLSDGATVTVPLEKQMWGDEFGALVDRFGINWMVNVTSA from the coding sequence GTGGCTTCCCGACTCAACCCGTACCTCAGCTTCGACGGCTCGGCCAGGCAGGCGATGGAGTTCTACGCGAGCGTCCTCGGCGGTGAACCCTCCATCCGGACGTTCGGCGAGTTCGGCATGGCGGGTACGCCCCAGGAGAACCAGGTCATGCACAGCCAGCTGGAAACGCCGAGCGGGTACACGCTGATGGCGTCCGACACCCCGCCCGGCATGGAGTACAAGCCCGGCACCAACATCACTGTCAGCTTGAGCGGCGACGACGCCGACGAGCTGCGCGGTTACTTCGCCAAGTTGTCCGACGGCGCCACTGTCACCGTCCCGTTGGAGAAGCAGATGTGGGGCGACGAGTTCGGCGCGCTGGTCGACAGGTTCGGGATCAACTGGATGGTCAACGTCACCTCGGCGTGA
- a CDS encoding isocitrate lyase/phosphoenolpyruvate mutase family protein, protein MTAGAEGGYGLPETELAARLAEVGAASCAIEDTDHGGARQADRLAALRAASPELVINARVDVFLSAPDQSAVLDDGLERARAYLAAGAGQGVVGRGTQARRPGSPDREARAGRSRTERHLVSGTYLYRTRT, encoded by the coding sequence GTGACCGCGGGCGCCGAGGGCGGCTACGGCCTGCCCGAGACGGAGCTGGCCGCGCGCCTGGCCGAGGTGGGCGCGGCCAGCTGCGCCATCGAGGACACCGACCACGGTGGTGCGAGGCAGGCCGACCGGCTCGCGGCCCTCCGCGCCGCCAGCCCGGAGCTGGTGATCAACGCGCGGGTCGACGTGTTCCTGTCCGCTCCGGACCAGAGCGCGGTGCTGGACGACGGGCTCGAGCGGGCGCGGGCCTATCTCGCGGCTGGGGCCGGCCAGGGTGTCGTTGGGCGTGGGACTCAGGCGCGCCGCCCAGGATCACCTGATCGGGAGGCTCGCGCTGGTCGCAGCCGTACTGAGCGACACCTGGTGAGCGGTACTTACCTCTACCGGACACGTACGTAG
- a CDS encoding NmrA family NAD(P)-binding protein produces MTILVTGATGTVGRFLVTQLLAEGHRVRALTRDPAKADLPSGVEVVAGNLADTATLTEVFTGVTAAHLINFDGADGSPLTNGDEIAALAKKAGVARMTVLKGELGHSPLEESLAGAGVEWTALAPGEFMSNALELAPGIRTESVVREPFGDMPSALIHPADIAAVAAVALTAPGHAGKLYMLTGPQALTPVDKVRIIGSVLGRDIRYVELTREEAVQQWRRYGTADETIDFFLDLVDNPVEEARTVQPTVQQVTGKPPRTLAQWVRENAAAFG; encoded by the coding sequence ATGACGATTTTGGTGACCGGCGCGACCGGGACTGTCGGCCGTTTCCTCGTGACCCAGCTCCTCGCGGAAGGACACCGTGTCCGGGCGCTGACACGCGACCCGGCCAAGGCGGACCTGCCGAGCGGCGTGGAGGTGGTCGCGGGCAACCTGGCCGACACGGCGACCCTGACCGAGGTGTTCACCGGTGTCACAGCCGCGCATCTGATCAACTTCGACGGCGCGGACGGATCACCGCTGACCAACGGCGACGAGATCGCGGCGCTGGCGAAGAAAGCGGGCGTCGCGAGGATGACTGTCCTCAAAGGAGAGCTGGGGCACAGCCCGCTCGAGGAGTCGCTCGCGGGCGCGGGCGTGGAGTGGACGGCGTTGGCACCGGGCGAGTTCATGTCCAACGCACTGGAACTCGCCCCGGGCATCCGTACGGAAAGTGTTGTACGGGAACCGTTCGGGGACATGCCCAGCGCGCTGATCCACCCGGCGGACATCGCGGCGGTCGCCGCGGTCGCGCTCACCGCTCCCGGTCACGCCGGGAAGCTGTACATGCTGACCGGCCCGCAAGCCCTGACACCGGTGGACAAGGTGCGCATCATCGGCTCGGTCCTCGGCCGGGACATCCGCTACGTGGAACTGACCAGGGAAGAGGCCGTGCAGCAGTGGCGGCGGTACGGGACAGCCGACGAGACCATCGACTTCTTCCTCGACCTCGTCGACAACCCGGTGGAGGAGGCGCGCACCGTCCAGCCCACAGTGCAGCAGGTAACCGGCAAACCCCCACGCACGCTTGCACAGTGGGTGCGGGAGAACGCCGCCGCGTTCGGCTGA
- a CDS encoding DUF5565 family protein has product MQKIPTLFVRDPADRSRVTREVHPDCAWVLAGAGEPTRKYDGTCVRLDDTGRWWARREVRPGKAVPNGFQAVQEDPVTGKTMGWEPVEQSSFAKFFTEAVAGQDLPPGTYELCGPKLNGNPEGYDSHRLVRHETAEVFGDAPRDYDGLVAWLLAHPEFEGIVWHHPDGRMAKLKRRDVR; this is encoded by the coding sequence TTGCAGAAGATCCCGACGCTGTTCGTCCGCGACCCGGCCGATCGCAGCCGGGTCACTCGAGAGGTGCACCCGGACTGTGCCTGGGTGCTCGCCGGTGCGGGCGAGCCCACGCGCAAATACGACGGCACCTGCGTCCGGCTCGACGACACGGGCCGCTGGTGGGCACGCCGCGAGGTGCGGCCGGGCAAGGCCGTGCCCAACGGTTTCCAAGCCGTGCAAGAAGATCCGGTGACCGGCAAGACCATGGGGTGGGAGCCGGTCGAACAGTCGTCGTTCGCGAAGTTCTTCACCGAGGCCGTGGCCGGGCAGGACCTCCCGCCGGGCACGTACGAGCTCTGCGGGCCGAAGCTGAACGGCAACCCGGAGGGCTACGACAGCCACCGGCTGGTGCGCCACGAGACCGCGGAGGTGTTCGGCGACGCGCCACGCGACTACGACGGCCTCGTGGCGTGGCTGCTCGCCCACCCCGAGTTCGAGGGGATCGTCTGGCACCACCCGGACGGCCGGATGGCCAAACTCAAGCGCCGTGACGTGCGGTGA
- a CDS encoding carboxymuconolactone decarboxylase family protein, which produces MTQRIQTMNGIPKAFKALLALGQEVEASGRAAGVDQILLELIKIRASQINACAFCLDMHTRDAIKHGEDTRRLLLLDAWRETDLFTEEERVALEMTEVLTRLSDTQDLPDELYERAMKVFNEAQYQAVVWLIVTINAWNRVNVPARPKLPKHNA; this is translated from the coding sequence ATGACACAGCGAATCCAGACCATGAACGGGATCCCCAAGGCCTTCAAGGCGCTGCTGGCGCTGGGCCAGGAGGTGGAGGCGTCCGGCCGCGCCGCTGGCGTCGACCAGATCCTGCTCGAGCTGATCAAGATCAGGGCCTCGCAGATCAACGCCTGCGCCTTCTGCCTGGACATGCACACGCGTGACGCCATCAAGCACGGCGAGGACACGCGCAGGCTGTTGCTGCTCGACGCGTGGCGGGAGACCGACCTGTTCACCGAGGAGGAGCGGGTCGCGCTCGAGATGACCGAGGTGCTCACCCGCCTGTCCGACACCCAGGACCTGCCCGACGAGCTCTACGAGCGGGCGATGAAGGTGTTCAACGAGGCCCAGTACCAGGCGGTCGTGTGGCTGATCGTCACCATCAACGCCTGGAACAGGGTCAACGTCCCGGCTCGCCCGAAGCTGCCGAAGCACAACGCGTGA
- a CDS encoding YccF domain-containing protein, with the protein MKTLLNVIWLVLSGFWMALGYLAAGIVCCVLIITIPFGLASFRIANYALWPFGRTIEQRREAGAMSLIGNVVWIVVAGWWLTLGHIVTGLLQCVTIIGIPLGIANFKMIPVSLVPLGSRIVPTD; encoded by the coding sequence ATGAAAACGCTGCTGAACGTCATCTGGCTGGTCCTGTCCGGGTTCTGGATGGCGCTCGGCTACCTGGCCGCCGGGATCGTGTGCTGCGTGCTGATCATCACGATCCCGTTCGGCCTGGCGTCGTTCCGGATCGCGAACTACGCGCTCTGGCCGTTCGGCCGCACCATCGAACAGCGCAGGGAAGCGGGCGCGATGTCGCTGATCGGCAACGTCGTCTGGATCGTCGTCGCCGGGTGGTGGCTGACGCTCGGGCACATCGTCACCGGGCTGTTGCAGTGCGTGACGATCATCGGCATCCCGTTGGGAATCGCCAACTTCAAGATGATCCCGGTGTCGCTGGTCCCGCTGGGTTCCCGGATCGTGCCGACCGATTGA
- a CDS encoding DMT family transporter → MTRRGWVLFGLLGVIWGLPYLMIKVAVGGVSVPMVVFVRTAIGAAVLLPLALGRIDWGVLRKHWLMILAFAGTEILVPWYLLSDAERHLSSSMTGLLIACVPTVGALLATVGGERLSGVRWVGLAVGLGGVALLAAPNLGGGDAWAIIEVLLVAVGYAVAPVIAARKLQEIPGLVLVTVSLGIAAIAYLPAAIVTWPSRMPSQDVLWALGGLAVVCTAVALLAFFELIREVGPSKAVVITYVNPLVAVAAGVLILNESLSTTTIVAFVLILGGSVLATFRERAAKLSAVAVLPDQEVTHSARRNA, encoded by the coding sequence GTGACACGTAGAGGGTGGGTTCTGTTCGGCTTGTTGGGCGTGATCTGGGGGCTGCCGTACCTGATGATCAAGGTCGCGGTCGGCGGTGTGTCGGTCCCGATGGTCGTCTTCGTCCGGACCGCGATCGGCGCGGCGGTGCTGCTGCCGCTGGCGCTCGGCCGGATCGACTGGGGTGTGCTGCGCAAGCACTGGTTGATGATCCTGGCGTTCGCGGGCACGGAGATCCTCGTGCCGTGGTATCTGCTGTCGGACGCGGAACGCCATCTGTCGAGTTCGATGACGGGGTTGCTGATCGCGTGCGTGCCGACGGTCGGCGCGTTGCTGGCGACCGTCGGCGGCGAGCGGCTCAGCGGCGTCCGGTGGGTCGGGCTCGCGGTGGGGCTCGGCGGTGTGGCGCTGCTGGCGGCCCCGAACCTGGGCGGCGGGGACGCGTGGGCGATCATCGAGGTCCTGCTGGTGGCCGTGGGCTACGCGGTCGCGCCGGTGATCGCGGCCCGGAAACTGCAGGAGATCCCCGGCTTGGTGCTGGTCACGGTCTCGCTGGGGATCGCGGCGATCGCGTACCTGCCCGCCGCGATCGTGACGTGGCCGAGCCGGATGCCGTCGCAGGACGTGCTGTGGGCGCTCGGCGGCCTGGCCGTGGTGTGCACGGCGGTCGCCCTGCTGGCCTTCTTCGAGCTGATCCGGGAGGTCGGGCCCTCGAAGGCGGTGGTGATCACGTACGTCAACCCGCTGGTCGCGGTGGCGGCCGGGGTGCTGATCCTGAACGAGTCGCTCAGCACGACCACGATCGTGGCCTTCGTGCTGATCCTGGGCGGATCGGTGCTGGCGACCTTCCGGGAACGTGCCGCGAAGCTCAGCGCGGTGGCCGTCCTACCGGACCAGGAAGTCACCCATTCCGCACGCCGGAATGCGTGA
- a CDS encoding dienelactone hydrolase family protein, producing MTTIDLTGLARKNSGSTRLGGYLARPSGDGPWPGVVVIHEAFGLNDVVRRQAGRLAEAGYLALAVDLFSAGGVRKCLVSTMRSLWKGEGKPFADIESAREWLISSDDCTGNVGVIGFCMGGSFALATANSGFDASSVNYGFLPRDLDAALAGACPIVASYGGRDLPLRGVPAKLERALTEAGIPHDVKQYQSAGHSFLNDAETGPKPVRVIMRVAGMGPQPGAAADAWQRIEAFFGEHLR from the coding sequence ATGACCACCATCGACCTGACCGGCCTCGCGCGCAAGAACAGCGGGTCCACCCGGCTGGGTGGTTATCTGGCCAGGCCGTCCGGCGACGGTCCGTGGCCCGGTGTCGTGGTGATCCACGAGGCGTTCGGGCTCAACGACGTCGTACGCAGGCAGGCCGGCCGGCTCGCCGAGGCGGGCTACCTGGCGCTGGCGGTGGACCTGTTCAGCGCGGGCGGCGTCCGCAAGTGCCTGGTGTCCACCATGCGGTCGTTGTGGAAGGGCGAGGGCAAGCCGTTCGCCGACATCGAGTCGGCCCGCGAATGGCTGATCAGCTCCGACGACTGCACGGGCAACGTCGGTGTGATCGGCTTCTGCATGGGCGGCAGCTTCGCGCTGGCGACCGCGAACTCCGGGTTCGACGCCTCCTCGGTGAACTACGGTTTCCTGCCGCGTGATCTCGACGCCGCGCTGGCGGGCGCGTGCCCGATCGTGGCCAGCTACGGCGGGCGAGACCTGCCGTTGCGGGGCGTTCCGGCCAAACTGGAGCGTGCGCTGACCGAGGCGGGGATCCCGCACGACGTGAAGCAGTACCAGTCGGCGGGACACTCGTTCCTCAACGACGCGGAGACCGGCCCGAAGCCGGTGCGCGTGATCATGCGGGTCGCGGGCATGGGGCCGCAGCCGGGAGCGGCGGCGGACGCGTGGCAGCGGATCGAGGCCTTCTTCGGCGAACACCTCCGGTGA
- a CDS encoding helix-turn-helix domain-containing protein, whose protein sequence is MYAVPEQPSVDATLGERVGVRRRQQGLSRRVVANLVGRSEEWLRQVERGQRKLDSIEVLTHLARVLHIEDLTDFVGWREEDAAKSEPNCGPLTERLRDVLMQPLLLAEPVRTPPVGRLCMELDHLLATWRESARRYTVIANLLPCLLKRLRSVWQSGDRSPELATALAQGYGLACAFANRMNDNHLAWMASQLCLDVAVGTEDPVQWGAAAVHRTACMRAMGYLPQSRQFAVDCAERLDGDRADVIKAALLLQAAEAAAADNQPDEAFALHADAKAIVQRHGKDDVVSSIYCGPTEAGIREVRMLVRLGRLDKALRLARGVSLPATVPIGSQVSYLVTMAFAYMRTRDDVAAVFALNRVAALAPADLRFDPLARQAIRGLTKRGHVLVADDLAKLSSEACLA, encoded by the coding sequence ATGTACGCCGTGCCCGAGCAGCCCTCGGTTGACGCGACCTTGGGTGAGCGGGTCGGTGTCCGGCGCAGGCAGCAGGGCCTGTCGCGCCGGGTGGTGGCCAACCTCGTCGGCCGCAGCGAGGAATGGCTGCGGCAGGTCGAGCGCGGCCAGCGCAAACTCGACAGCATCGAGGTGCTCACGCACCTCGCGCGGGTGCTGCACATCGAGGACCTCACCGACTTCGTCGGCTGGCGCGAAGAAGACGCCGCCAAGTCCGAGCCGAACTGCGGCCCGTTGACCGAACGGCTGCGTGACGTGCTGATGCAGCCGCTGTTGCTCGCCGAGCCGGTGCGCACGCCGCCGGTCGGCCGGTTGTGCATGGAGCTGGACCACCTGCTGGCCACCTGGCGCGAATCGGCGCGCCGGTACACCGTGATCGCCAACCTGCTGCCGTGCCTGCTCAAGCGGCTGCGTTCGGTGTGGCAGTCCGGCGACCGGTCGCCCGAGCTCGCCACCGCGCTGGCCCAGGGATACGGCCTGGCGTGCGCGTTCGCCAACCGCATGAACGACAACCACCTCGCGTGGATGGCCTCCCAGCTGTGCCTTGACGTGGCGGTCGGCACCGAGGACCCGGTGCAGTGGGGCGCCGCCGCGGTGCACCGCACGGCCTGCATGCGGGCGATGGGTTATCTGCCGCAGTCCCGGCAGTTCGCGGTCGACTGCGCCGAGCGGCTCGACGGCGACCGGGCAGACGTGATCAAGGCGGCGTTGCTGCTGCAGGCGGCGGAGGCCGCGGCGGCCGACAACCAGCCCGACGAGGCGTTCGCGCTGCACGCCGATGCCAAGGCGATCGTGCAGCGGCACGGCAAGGACGACGTCGTCTCATCCATCTACTGTGGACCGACCGAGGCCGGGATCAGGGAAGTCCGCATGCTGGTTCGGCTCGGCAGGCTGGACAAGGCGCTGCGGCTGGCCCGTGGCGTGTCGCTGCCGGCGACCGTGCCGATCGGCTCGCAGGTGAGCTACCTGGTCACGATGGCGTTCGCGTACATGCGCACCCGTGACGACGTCGCCGCGGTGTTCGCGCTCAACCGCGTGGCCGCGCTGGCGCCCGCGGATCTGCGGTTCGACCCGTTGGCACGTCAGGCGATCCGCGGCCTGACCAAACGCGGTCACGTCCTCGTCGCCGACGACCTGGCGAAACTGAGCTCGGAGGCGTGCCTGGCTTAG
- a CDS encoding MmcQ/YjbR family DNA-binding protein — MAEWDDVRRVAMALPAAAESVAGDGTVRWQVKDKLFVWERPLRESDLAALGDDAPDGPILGARVADVGVKEALIAEDPAVYFTTPHFDGYPAVLVRLPEIAVAELDELITEAWLTRAPKRMTEEYLAGR; from the coding sequence GTGGCCGAATGGGATGACGTACGCCGCGTCGCCATGGCGCTGCCCGCCGCCGCCGAGTCGGTGGCGGGCGACGGAACAGTGCGCTGGCAGGTGAAGGACAAGCTGTTCGTCTGGGAACGGCCGTTGCGCGAGTCGGATCTGGCCGCACTGGGCGACGACGCGCCGGACGGCCCGATCCTCGGCGCACGGGTGGCCGACGTCGGGGTGAAGGAGGCGTTGATCGCCGAGGATCCGGCGGTGTACTTCACCACGCCGCATTTCGACGGATACCCGGCGGTGCTGGTCCGGCTGCCGGAGATCGCCGTCGCCGAACTCGACGAGCTGATCACCGAGGCGTGGCTCACCCGCGCACCGAAGAGAATGACCGAGGAATACTTGGCAGGGCGGTGA
- a CDS encoding ADP-ribosylglycohydrolase family protein — protein MLVELAVGDAYGAGFEYAPRALVEKHNNLGGYVQHETHTGIKPGAYTDDTQMTIAVAEALVSGEEWTPLNLASRFTQAFHRDQRVGYATRFHQFLLEVRDGKDFLARIRPDSDKSGAAMRVAPIGLLPSVTDVLHYSDVQARVTHDTPEGVEAAQAAALAVHYCHHDLGPVGKVGEWIDTQVPRGGWAQTWHGKVGPKGRMSVTAALTALAANTSMSELLRACVAFTGDVDTVATVALAAASRSGQYTQDLPEVLVSGLENGPFGRDYLAELDARLPG, from the coding sequence GTGCTGGTGGAATTGGCAGTCGGGGACGCGTACGGCGCCGGGTTCGAGTACGCTCCGCGCGCCTTGGTCGAAAAGCACAACAATCTGGGCGGCTACGTCCAGCACGAGACACACACCGGCATCAAACCGGGCGCCTACACCGACGACACGCAGATGACCATCGCGGTGGCCGAGGCTCTCGTGTCCGGTGAGGAATGGACGCCGCTGAACCTCGCTTCCCGTTTCACGCAAGCGTTTCACCGTGACCAGCGAGTCGGGTACGCGACCAGGTTCCACCAGTTCCTGCTGGAGGTGCGCGACGGCAAGGACTTCCTCGCCAGGATCAGGCCGGACAGCGACAAGAGCGGTGCTGCGATGCGCGTCGCACCCATCGGGCTGCTGCCGTCCGTGACCGACGTGCTGCACTACTCGGATGTCCAGGCGCGCGTCACGCACGACACCCCGGAAGGTGTCGAAGCGGCACAGGCAGCCGCGTTGGCCGTGCACTACTGCCATCACGACCTCGGCCCGGTGGGCAAGGTCGGCGAATGGATCGACACGCAGGTGCCGCGCGGCGGCTGGGCGCAGACGTGGCACGGGAAAGTCGGGCCCAAGGGCCGGATGAGCGTCACCGCCGCGTTGACCGCGCTGGCGGCGAACACGAGCATGAGCGAGTTGCTGCGCGCGTGCGTGGCGTTCACCGGCGACGTGGACACCGTCGCGACAGTCGCGCTCGCCGCCGCGTCCCGATCAGGTCAGTACACGCAGGACCTGCCCGAAGTCCTGGTGTCCGGTCTGGAGAACGGCCCGTTCGGCCGGGACTACCTCGCCGAGCTGGACGCTCGGCTGCCAGGTTAG